GACGGCGCACCCGCACGGCCTGGCGCAGGTGTCCCGGTTCGTGGCCGAGCGCGGCCTGCGGCCGGTCCCGGCGTCGTCGAACGGGGCGGCCTGCCGGGACGTGGCCGACCACCAGGTCGCGTTCGGGCCGCGCGTGTGCGGCGAGCTGTACGGCCTGGAGACCCTGGCGCAGCAGGTCGAGGACTTCGGCGGTGCCCGCACCCGGTTCCTGGTGCTCGCCCGCCGGGACGACGCCCCGGCGATCCTCGCCGCGGCCCGCGCGGAGCTCGGCGCGCCCGCCCCCGACCCGGGCGGCGCGGCGGCTCCCGTCCCCGCTACGGCGGCCTGGCGCACGATGATGGCCGTGACCCCGGTGGTCACCGGCCCCGGCGTCCTCGCACGGGTGACGACGGCGTTCGGCGCCCGCGGCATCAACATGACCTCGCTGTTCGAGCGGCCGCTCAAGGCGCGCGCCAACCAGTACGTGTTCGTGGTGACGTTCGACGCCGCCCCCTGGGACCCCGACGCGCGGGCGCTGCTGGCGGACCTGCTGGCGGCCGGCGACTCGCTCAAGGTGCTGGGCGTCTACCCGGCGCAGCCCGGCGAGGGTGCGCTCGACGGCGTCCTGCCCGGCCACGTGCCGCACGGCAGCGTCGTGGCCGGTGCCGACGACGCCACCCTCGACCGCGGGCTGCTCTGGTGAGCGCGACCGGCGTCCCCGGCCGCGTGGCGGTCCTCGGCCTCGGCCTGGTGGGCGGCTCCCTGGCCCGCCTCCTGCACGCGCGCGGCGTCGCCGTCGTCGGGCAGGACGTGGACCCGGGCACCGTCGCCGCGGCGCGGGCCGCGGGGCTGCGCACCACCGCCGACGTCGCCGAGGCCGTCGACGGCGCGGACCTCGTCGTGCTCGCCGTGCCGCTGCGGGCCATGCGCGCGACGGCCGCCGAGGTGGCGCGTCACCTGGGCCCGGACGCGACGCTCACGGACGTCGGCTCGGTCAAGGGCCCCGTGCGGCAGGCCGTCGAGGCGGCCGGGCTGGGGGAGCGGTACGTCGGGGCGCACCCCATGGCCGGGACGGAGCGCAGCGGCTTCGCGGCGTCGTCGGCCGACCTGCTGGACCGCGCCCCGTGGGCGGTCACCGTGCCGTCCCCGCGGCCGGCCGGGCACGCCGCCGACCGCCTCGAAGGGCTGCTGCGGCTGGTCACCGGCCCTCTCGCCGGGACCGCCGCGGTGCTCACCGACGACGTGCACGACGAGGCGGCCGCGCTGGTCAGCCACGTCCCGCACGTGCTCGCGACGCAGCTCCTCAACGCCGTCGCCGGCGCCCCCGTGCGTGACGCCGCGCTGGGCCTGGCGGCGGGCTCGTTCCGCGACGGGACGCGCGTCGCGCACACCGACCCCGCCCGCACCGAGGCGATGGTCGTGGAGAACGCCGCCTGGGTCGCCCCCGTGCTGCGCAAGACCGTCCGCGACCTGGAGGCGCTGGTCGCGGCGCTCGAGACGAACGCCCCGGTGCACGGCTTCTTCCACGCGGCCGACGACGTGCGCGCCGCGGGCCGCCCGGGGCAGCGCGCGGCGCGGACCGCCGACGTGACGGTGCCCCTGGAGGCGGGCTGGCCGGAGCGCGTCGTGGAGCGGTGCGAGGCCGGGTCGGTGGTCGTGGCGCTGACGGACACCGAGGTGCTCCTCACCCGCTGACGTGCGGGGTCCGGGCCGTGCGGCGCTGCGGGCGCGGCGGGATCCTCTTCGCCGTCTCGATCTCGGTGCCGGGCACGCGCACCGTGCGGGGCGCCGGGTCCCGGGGGGCGTCGGTGCGCAGGGTCAGCCCGTCGTCGTCGACGTCGAGCACGACGGCGATGACGTCGGTCCACACCGAGCCGCGACCGTCGGCCGCCGCCTGGGTGGCCTCGGCCTCGGACAGCCGCCGGCGGACGACCACCCGGGCGCCGACCGGCAGCTCGCGCCAGGCCGTGGCACCGGTCATCTGCTCCTCCTGCGTGGTGTGCGGCCCCGACATTCGGCCCCGACGCGCGGGCCGAGGGTCACGGGCTGAGACCGAGCGGGGCTGCTGTCGTTCGTGGTCCCGACCCGATACTAAAGTGGCCTCGTGACCTACGTGATCGCCCAGCCGTGCGTCGATGTCAAGGACAAGGCTTGCATCGAGGAGTGCCCTGTCGACTGTATCTACGAGGGCAAGCGATCCCTGTACATCCACCCCGACGAGTGCGTCGACTGCGGCGCCTGCGAGCCGGTGTGCCCCGTCGAGGCGATCTACTACGAGGACGACGTCCCGGACCAGTGGAAGGACTACTACGGCGCGAACGTCGAGTTCTTCGACGACCTCGGTTCGCCGGGTGGTGCCGCCAAGCTCGGGCTGATCGAGAAGGACCACCCGCTCGTCGAGGCGCTCCCGCCGCAGGCCTGAGCGGGAGCCCGCGACGAGGCATCGGACACGCATGGGACTGAGCGACCTCCGCGACCTGCCGTACCCCTGGGACACCCTGGCCGACGTGACCGCGCTCGCGCGCAGCCACCCCGACGGCCTGGTCGACCTCTCGATCGGCACGCCGGTCGACCCGACCCCGCCGGTCGTGCGCGCGGCCCTGGAGGCCGCCTCGGACGCGCACGCGTACCCGCTGACGTACGGCACGGCGCCGCTGCGTGAGGCCGTCGCCGCCTGGTTCGCCCGCCGCCGCGGGGTCCCGGACCTGGACCCCGCGGGCGTGCTGCCCACGATCGGGTCCAAGGAGCTGGTGGGCCTGCTCCCGTCGCTGCTGCGGCTGGGCGCGGGCGACGTCGTCGTCCATCCGGCCGTGGCCTACCCGACCTACGACGTCGGGGCGCGGCTGGCGGGCGCGACGGCGCTGGCCACCGACGACGTCGCGGACTGGGCGGGGAACCCGGACGTCCGGCTGGTCTGGGTCAACACCCCGTCGAACCCGACCGGGGCGGTCGCGGACGTCGCCGCGCTGCGCCGTGTGGTCGAGGCCGCTCGGGCGACCGGTGCCGTCGTCGTCTCGGACGAGTGCTACGCGCTGCTGCCCTGGGAGCCGGGCCTGCGCATCCCCAGCCTGCTCGACCCGGAGGTCACCGGCGGTGACCGCACGGGCCTGCTGGTCGCCTACTCGCTGTCCAAGCAGTCCAACCTGGCCGGCTACCGGGCCGCGTTCCTGGCGGGCGACCCGGCGCTGGTCGCGGACCTGCTGGCCACGCGCAAGCACCTGGGGATGATCGTGCCGCGCCCGGTGCAGGAGGCGATGCGGGTCGCCCTCGGCGACGACGCGCACGTCGACGCGCAGCGCGCGGTCTACGGCCGGCGCCGCGAGGTGCTGCGCGGGGCGCTGGAGGCCGCCGGCTGGGCCGTCGACCACTCGGAGGCGGGGCTGTACCTGTGGGTCCGTCCGGCCGATTCGTCCGACGTCGCGACCAGCCGGGAGCTCGTCGCCCGCCTGGCGGCGCTCGGCATCCTGGCCGGGCCGGGGGAGTTCTACGGCGCGGCCGGGGCCGGCCACGTGCGCGTCGCGCTCACCGCCCCGGACGAGGCGATCGCCGTCGCGGCGGCCCGGCTGCGGGCCGCGGGTCCGCTCGGTGTGTGATCTGTGCCACAGATCTTTGCCCGGTCATGACGAGAATCTGCCGGATACTTGCCCCAGCGTGCCGTTCGGCGGCACGATGGCACATGTCCGCTCGGTGGAGCGGATTGGGATCGCGAAGCATGACGGGGGTAGGTTCCCTCACAGGTCGACGGCGCCCTGGGCACAGAACGTGCCGATGACGCGCCGGCCTGGCACGCGGCCACGGCGTGCACCACGGACACGTGCGGCGACCCCCACGAGCGGGTCGCGGCCCGCAGGAAGGACACCATGACGACCATCACCCAGCCCGTGACGGGCGTGCAGGCCGAGCTGACCGTCGGGGAGCGCAGCGTCGTGCTCCCCGTCGTCGAGGCGACCGAGGGCAACAACGGCCTCGTCGTCTCCTCGCTCCTCAAGGAGACCGGCCTGGCCACCTACGACCCGGGCTACACGAACACGGCGTCCACGGCATCGGCGATCACGTACATCGATGGTGAGCAGGGCATCCTGCGCTACCGCGGGTACCCGATCGACGAGCTCGCCGAGGGCTCGACGTTCCTCGAGGTCGCCTACCTGCTGATCTACGGCGAGCTGCCGGACGCCAAGACGCTCACGGAGTTCACGGCCCGGGTCAACCGCCACACGCTCGTGCCCGAGCAGTTCCGCGGCTTCCTCGCCGCGTTCCCGCGCGGCGGCCACCCCATGTCGGTGCTGGCCTCGTCCATCAACGCGCTGGCCACGTTCTACCCGGAGTCCCTCGACCCGCACGACGACGAGGCCGTGGACCTGGCCACGGTGCTGATCCTGGCGAAGATCCGCACCATCACCTCGTACGTGCACCGGTCGATGCGGGACGAGCCGTTGCTCTACCCGGACTACGCGCGCGGGTACGTCGAGGACTTCCTGCGCATGTCGTTCGGCATCCCCTACCAGCAGTGGGACGCCGAGCCGGTCGTCGCTGCGGCCATGGACAAGCTGCTCATCCTGCACGCCGACCACGAGCAGAACTGCTCGACGTCGACGGTGCGCATGGTGGGCTCCTCGAACGCCAACGTGTACGCCTCCGTCGCGGCCGGCATCAACGCGCTGTCCGGCCCGTCGCACGGCGGCGCCAACGAGGCCGTGCTGCTCATGCTCGAGCGCATCCGTTCCGGCGGCGACTCGGTCGAGAACTTCATGCGGAAGGTGAAGAACAAGGAGGACGGCGTCCGCCTCATGGGCTTCGGCCACCGCGTCTACAAGTCCTACGACCCGCGTGCGGCCATCGTGAAGAAGCACGCCGACGCCGTGCTCGACTCCCTGGGTGCGAAGGACGAGCTGCTCGACATCGCCCGCGGGCTCGAGGAGATCGCGCTGAGCGACGACTACTTCGTCGAGCGCAAGCTCTACCCGAACGTCGACTTCTACACGGGCCTGATCTACAAGGCGATCGGCTTCTCGCCGGCCATGTTCACGCCGCTGTTCGCGCTGGGCCGCATGCCCGGCTGGATCGCGCAGTGGCGCGAGATGATGAAGGACCCGGCCACCAAGATCGGCCGCCCGCGGCAGATCTACACCGGCGCCACCGAGCGCCCGTACGTCCCGATCGACCAGCGCTGACCCAACTACCCGCCGGTGGTTGAGCCTGTCGAAACCACCCCACCCCGGCGGCTGAGCCCGTCGACCCGGCCACCGGCGCCGACGCTCACCCCAGGTAGAGCGCCTGGATCGCCTGGGTGATCGACCGCAGCTCCTCGGTGGTGTACACCGCCTCGGGCTCCGCGCGCACGGGGCCCTCGTCGAGGGTGCCCCAGTGCCAGCGCGGGCGGACCCGGCCCTCGGGCCCGTCGTCGCGGAGCTGCAGGTCGACCCACACCGCGTACCGGTACCCGTAGCGCAGCTGCACCGAGCGCACCGTGTCGAAGTCGGGCGTCTCGGCCTGGTGGGACGCGAAGTCCGCGGTGAGCGACACGAGCAGCAGGTTGTCCTCGGGGCCGAGCCGGCCGCGGCGGTGCACGATCAGGTCGGGGGCCCGCAGCGCGCCGGGACCGAACGCGAGCGACGGTTCGGGGGCCGCGCCGCTGCGCTCGTAGTCGCAGTCGACGTCCCACGACTCGTCGAACATGGGCCCCAGATGCCAGCCGACGTGGAACGCGATCGAGCGTGCGCTGGGGTGCGACGTGCCGGTGGCGGGCGTGAACAGGCCCCACTCGTTGGTCAACGTGGTGGTCAGCGCGATGCGGAGCCGCGCCTGGACGTCGTGCAGAAGCATGAGGGCACGGTAAGCCGTCGCGGCGGGCCGCGTCAGAAGATGTCCGTCCACGCTCGCCCGGTGCGAGCGCGCCGACGCTCTGTCAGCCTGTCGCCAGCCGCAGTGCCACGGTGCCCGGCGCGAGCGCCGTGCCCGCTCCGGCCTGCCAGGCGTCGTCGTCCGTGCGACCGGCGCGGACGCCGGACGCGCGCGACCACGCCCGGTCCGCGACGGCCACCTCGACGACGTCGGTGACCGACGCCGTCGCGACCGCCCACTGCGCCACGACCCACGCCGCCCGCGCGGGGTCCTCGGTCGGCAGCGCCGCGGCGTCGACCTGGACGGTCAGCCCGGCACCTGTGCTGCCGCCGGTACCAGCGCCGCCGTCGTCGCCGTCGGGATCGGTGACGACGACGGCGTCGGCGCTCAGCCCCAGGTCTCGTGCGGCGCGCTCGGTCAGCGCGGCGACGACGTCGGCGGCCGGACGTGGTGCACCGGCCGGGGCGAGCTCGCACGAGATGACGGCGGGGGAGTGGCCCGTGAGGCCGGAGGCCCACGCCCGCGACCGCACCTCGTGCTGGGCGTACGCGTCCGGGAAGGCGGACCGTTGCACGGTCTGCGCGGCGACCGTCACCTCGAGGCTCTCGTAGCCGGGCACCGTGGCGAGCGCGTCGAAGAACGTGTCCGTCGCGTACAGCGGGTCCATGATCTGCTCGATCGTTCCCCAGCCCTGCGAGGGCCGCTGCTGGAACAGGCCGAGCGAGTCGCGGTCGCCGTAGTCGATGTTGACGAGCCTGGACTCCTGCAGCGCCGTGGCCAGCCCGATGGTCGCGGCCCGGGCGGGCATGCCGCGGCGCACGGTGGCCCCGGCGACCAGGGCGGCGTGCTCCGCCTGGACGGGGGTCAGGTACCAGTCGGTGCCGTCGAGGGCCGCGCTGCAGCGTTCGCGGGCAGGCGTGGCGTCGTCGCGCGTCACGACCCACCACGCACCCGCACCCGCACCGGCGACCGCGACGGCGGTGACGACGGCGACCAGCCCGCGACGCCGACGGCGGCGGCGGGCGCTCACCAGGTGCTCGTCACTGGGCGTGCAGCGCTTCGTTCAGCTCGATGCCCACGCCGCGGCGTGCGAGCACCTCGATGCCACCGGTGGTCGAGTTGCGGCGGAACAGCAGGCCCGGCACACCGGACAGCTCGCGCGCCTTGACCACGCGTGGCTCGCCGTCGGCGGCCTCGCCCCGCACGGTCACCTTGGTGCCCGCGGTGACGTACAGGCCGGCCTCGATCACCGAGTCCGCGCCCAGCGCGATGCCCGCCCCGGCGTTGGCGCCCAGCAGCGCCCGCTCGCCGATGACGACCCGCTCCTTGCCGCCGCCCGAGAGCGTGCCCATGATCGACGCGCCGCCGCCGATGTCGGCGCCGTCGTGCACGACGACGCCCTGCGAGATGCGGCCCTCGACCATCGAGACGCCGAGCGTCCCCGCGTTGAAGTTCACGAAGCCCTCGTGCATCACCGTGGTGCCCGGCGCGAGGTGCGCGCCCAGGCGCACCCGGTCGGCGTCAGCGATCCGGACGCCCGTGGGCAGCACGTAGTCGACCATGCGGGGGAACTTGTCGACGCCGTACACCGTGACCGGGCGGCCGTGCGCGACGCGCAGGCGCGCGCGGGTGGCCTCGAACCCGTCGACGGCGCACGCCCCCGCGTCCGTCCACACGACGTTGGCGAGGGCACCGAAGATGCCGTCCAGGTTGATCGAGTTCGGCACCACCAGCCGGTGGGAGAGCAGGTGCAGGCGCAGGTAGGCGTCGGCGGTGCCGGCGATCGGGGCGTCCAGGTCGACGACGGTGCGTACCAGGACCGTCTCGACCCCGCGCGCCTCGTCGCGTCCGACCAGCGCGGTCAGCGAGGTCGGGGCGTCGTCGTCGGCGGGCGCGCCGAGCGCGGGGGCCGGGTACCAGGTGTCGAGCGTGACGGGCGCCTCGGTGCCCAGGACGTCCGGGAGGGTCACCGTGGCGAGGCCGTGGCCCCAGGCGGACCGGGGGGCGGGAGCGGGCGCGTCTGATCCGTGGGTGGCGGTGCGGGTCATGGGGATCAGCGTATCCGCGCGGGTAGGGTCGGGGCCGTGACGTCCACCGCTGAGCCCCCCGTCCCGCCCCTCGGCGCCGTCACCGGCGCCGCCCCCGTCGCCGACCTGCTCACGCTCGCCGAGGCGGCCCGGCCCGGCGGCCCCGGGCAGGACCTGGTCGCGCTGCTCGCCGCCGTCTGCGACATCGAGTCCGTCTCCGGGGACGAGAAGGCGCTCGCCGACGCCGTGGAGGTGCTGCTGCGCGCCCAGCCGCACCTGGAGGTGGTGCGCGACGGCGACTGCGTCGTCGCCCGCACCCGCCTCGGCCGGGCGCAGCGCGTCGTGCTCGCCGGCCACCTCGACACCGTGCCGCTCGCCGTCCCGCCCAACCTGCCCACACGCCGGGCCGCCGCCGAGACCGGGGACGAGCTGTGGGGCCGCGGCACCGTGGACATGAAGGCCGGCATCGCTGTCATGCTGGCGCTCGCCGTCGACCTGGGCCGCCCCGGCGCGGAGCCGACCAGCGACCTCACCTGGGTCTTCTACGACCAGGAGGAGGTCGAGGCGGTCCGCAACGGCCTCGGCCGCCTGGCCCGGCACCGCCCCGACCTGCTGGAGGGCGACTTCGCGATCGTCGGCGAGCCGTCCGACGCCGGCATCGAGGGCGGCTGCAACGGCACCATCCGCGTCGAGGTCTCCACGCGCGGCGTGGCCGCGCACTCGGCGCGCGCCTGGGCGGGCGTCAACGCCATCCACCTCGCCGCACCGATCCTCGACCGGCTCGCCGCCTACCAGCCCCGTGAGGTCGAGGTCGACGGGCTCGTGTACCGCGAGTCGCTCGGCGCCGTCGGCATCCGCGGGGGAGTGGCGGGCAACGTCATCCCCGACGCGTGCGTGGTCACCGTCAACTACCGGTTCGCGCCGTCGCTGACGCCCGCGGGGGCGGAGAACCACCTGCGCGAGCTGTTCGACGGCTTCGACGTCCAGGTCACCGACGTCGCGGGCGGCGCCCGGCCGGGCCTGGACGCGCCGCTGGCCGCGGCGTTCGCCGACGCCGTCCTGGCCGTCACGGGCGGCACCCCACGCCCCAAGTACGGCTGGACCGACGTCGCCCGCTTCGCCGACCTCGGCATCCCCGCCGTCAACTTCGCCCCCGGCGACCCGATGCTGGCCCACAAGGACGACGAGCGCGTGCCCGTCGCGCAGCTCGCGCTGTGCCGCGACGCCCTGCGCGCCTGGCTGCTGCCCTGACCTCCGCCGATCTGGTCGCAGTCGTAGGGTGGGCAGATGAGCGATCGGAGAGGACGCGCATGAGCACTGACGACGGCGTCGCCCAGCAGGGCGCGGGGTACCGCAAAGGCCCGGTGCTGCTGCGCGGGAAGCAGATCCCCGAGAAGACCACCGACCAGCGCCTCCTGGCCGGGCCGGCGGACACGGACTGGCTGCACAACGACCCGTGGCGGGTCATGCGCATCCAGTCGGAGTTCGTCGAGGGCTTCGGTGCGCTGGCCGAGGTCGGGCCTGCCGTCTCCGTGTTCGGCTCCGCGCGCACCCCGCGCGACCACCGTGACTACGCGGACGCCGTGCAGGTGGGGCGAGAGCTCGTCGACGAGGGCTACGCCGTCATCACCGGCGGCGGCCCCGGCATCATGGAGGCCGCCAACAGAGGTGCCAGTGAGGCGGGCGGGCTGTCCATCGGCCTCGGCATCGAGCTGCCCTTCGAGCAGGGCATGAACGAGTACGTGAACCTCGGCGTGAACTTCCGTTACTTCTTCGCGCGCAAGACGATGTTCGTCAAGTACGCGCAGGGGTTCATCGTCATGCCCGGCGGGTTCGGCACGTTCGACGAGCTGTTCGAGGCGCTCACCCTGGTCCAGACGCACAAGGTCACGGGCTTCCCGGTCGCGCTCGTGGGCAGCGAGTACTGGCAGGGCCTGCTGGACTGGCTGCGCGGCCCGGTGCTCGACCGCGGCATGGTCTCCGCCGCCGACCCCGACCTGCTGCACCTGACCGACGACCCCGCCGAGGCCGTGAAGTTCGTGCACGCCCGCGGGGCGGAGCTCGCCGCGGAGCTCGCCTCGCAGGCGGCAGCCGCCGCAGAGCCCCCCGAGGCGTGACGGCCGACGGCGCCACGGCGGCGTCGGGCACGGTGCCGCCGCCGGGCGTGCCGCTCGTCCTGCGTGGCCGCGAGCTGGGCCTGGTCACCGACGCCGCGGGCACCGTCTCGCGCCGCGGCGTCGTCATGGCCATCCTCAACCGCACCACCGACTCGTTCTACGCCCCGGCCCGCAAGCCCGACGACGACGCCGCGCTCGACGCCGCCCACCGCGCGTGGGCCGACGGCGCGGAGATCCTCGACGTCGGCGGCGTGCGGGCGGGCGTGGGACCGGTGGTGGACGAGGCGGAGGAGATCCGCCGCGTCGTGCCGTTCGTCGCGCGCGTGCGGGCCGAGGTGCCCGACCTGATGATCTCGGTGGACACCTGGCGGGCGGGCGTCGCGCGTGAGGCGATCGCCGCGGGTGCCGACCTGGTCAACGACACCTGGGCGGGCGCCGACCCGCACCTCGTCGAGGTCGCGGGGGAGGCGGGCGTCGGCGTCGTCTGCTCGCACACCGGCGGCGCGACGCCGCGCACGGACCCGCGCCGGGTCGAGTACCCCGCGCCGGACGGCGTGGCCGACCCCCGCGACGGGGTGCTCCTCGACGTCCTGGCAACCCTGCGCCGGAGCGCCGGACGGGCCGTGGCCTGCGGGGTCCCGCCTGCCGGCGTGCTGGTGGACCCCACGCACGACTTCGGCAAGAACACGTGGCACTCGCTCCACCTGCTGCGCCGCACGCAGGCGCTGGCCGGGCTCGGGTTCCCGCTCCTGATGGCGTTGTCCCGCAAGGACTTCGTCGGCGAGACCCTCGGGCTGCCGCCCGACGAACGTCTCGAGGGGACGCTCGCGGCGACCGCCCTGGCCGCCTGGCTCGGTGCCCGCGTCTTCCGCGCGCACGACGTCGTCGCGACCCGCCGGACGCTGGATCTGGTCGCCGTGGTGCGCGACGAGGCGGCTCCCTCGCAGGTCGTGCGCGGTCTCGCCTGAGCGGCCTCGTGCGCCGGGGGTTTCGAGGCGGGCCTTGGTGTGAACTAGACTGTGTCCTGGCGAAACGACCGCAAGTGTGCACGAACTGCACAGGAATGGAGTGCCACAGATGGCTGCGATGAAGCCGCGCACGGGTGACGGCCCCCTGGAGGTCACCAAGGAGGGACGTGGCATCGTCATGCGGGTCCCGCTCGAAGGCGGCGGCCGTCTGGTCGTCGAGCTCAACGCCACCGAGGCGAGCGAGCTGGGCGAGGCGCTGAAGGCCGTCGTCGCCTGACGGACACGAACTCACTGCGAGACGCGGGCCAGGACACCTGGCCCGCGTCTCGCCGTTCGTCAGGCCTTCTTGACCGCGAGCAGCAGCCCGTCGCCCACCGGGACCAGCGCGGGGACCAGCCCGGTGTCGGCCAGCACCGACCGGCCGAGCTCACGCGCCGCCGTCGTCGCCTCGTCCTGAGCCGCCCGGTCCGCGACGTTCCCGCCCTGCAGGGCGCCCGCGACGGCCAGGATCCCGCCCGGCCGCAGCATCCGGAGCGCCTCGACGGCGAAGTCGAACCAGGCGTGCGGCTCACCGCCGATCAGCACCAGGTCGTAGCCGCCATCGGCGAGCCGCGGCAGCACCTCCTGCGGCCGGCCGGCGATCACCCGCGTGCGGACGGGTGGCAGCCCGGCCTCCGCGAACGCCAGCCGGGCCGCGCGCAGGTGCTCGGCCTCCGGGTCGATCGCGGTCAGGACGCCGTCGTCCGGCATGCCGCGCAGCAGCCACAGGGCGGCGACCCCGGCGCTCGTGCCCACCTCCACCACGGCCCGCGCACCGAGCGTGGCCGCAAGCACCGACAGCAGCGCCCCGGCGCCGGGGGAGACGGCCGCGCAGCCCAGGTCCTCGGCACGCTCGCGCGCCCGCTGCACCACCGCGTCCTCCGGCACGAACCCCTCGCCGTACAGCCAGGCGGTGCGGGCGGCGTCGGCGGTGATGTGGTCCTCCGGGAAGGGATGTCGGGAAAGGGTGAAGGTGTGGCCGTCAGCAAGCCCGGCCCGCAGGATGCTAGCGCCCCCGTGCCACGATGGTGCCGATGAGCAGCCTGCCTGTGGCCGACGTGACCGGCGCCGCACCGGCGCCCGGCGCCGCCGAGACGTGGACGCCCCCGACGTGGGACGCGATCGTGCGCGAGCACTCCGCCCGCGTGTACCGGCTCGCCTACCGCCTGACCGG
The Xylanimonas cellulosilytica DSM 15894 DNA segment above includes these coding regions:
- a CDS encoding prephenate dehydratase — its product is MSAGGARVAFLGPEGTFTHQAVLEWSARAGARGPAPAHHAAGGSVALESVTQVHDAVASGAVDRGVVAVESSVEGYVVPSLDALLGSRDVVAVDEVVLPISFDAFVRPGHGELTEATAHPHGLAQVSRFVAERGLRPVPASSNGAACRDVADHQVAFGPRVCGELYGLETLAQQVEDFGGARTRFLVLARRDDAPAILAAARAELGAPAPDPGGAAAPVPATAAWRTMMAVTPVVTGPGVLARVTTAFGARGINMTSLFERPLKARANQYVFVVTFDAAPWDPDARALLADLLAAGDSLKVLGVYPAQPGEGALDGVLPGHVPHGSVVAGADDATLDRGLLW
- a CDS encoding prephenate dehydrogenase; its protein translation is MSATGVPGRVAVLGLGLVGGSLARLLHARGVAVVGQDVDPGTVAAARAAGLRTTADVAEAVDGADLVVLAVPLRAMRATAAEVARHLGPDATLTDVGSVKGPVRQAVEAAGLGERYVGAHPMAGTERSGFAASSADLLDRAPWAVTVPSPRPAGHAADRLEGLLRLVTGPLAGTAAVLTDDVHDEAAALVSHVPHVLATQLLNAVAGAPVRDAALGLAAGSFRDGTRVAHTDPARTEAMVVENAAWVAPVLRKTVRDLEALVAALETNAPVHGFFHAADDVRAAGRPGQRAARTADVTVPLEAGWPERVVERCEAGSVVVALTDTEVLLTR
- the fdxA gene encoding ferredoxin, whose amino-acid sequence is MTYVIAQPCVDVKDKACIEECPVDCIYEGKRSLYIHPDECVDCGACEPVCPVEAIYYEDDVPDQWKDYYGANVEFFDDLGSPGGAAKLGLIEKDHPLVEALPPQA
- the dapC gene encoding succinyldiaminopimelate transaminase; translated protein: MGLSDLRDLPYPWDTLADVTALARSHPDGLVDLSIGTPVDPTPPVVRAALEAASDAHAYPLTYGTAPLREAVAAWFARRRGVPDLDPAGVLPTIGSKELVGLLPSLLRLGAGDVVVHPAVAYPTYDVGARLAGATALATDDVADWAGNPDVRLVWVNTPSNPTGAVADVAALRRVVEAARATGAVVVSDECYALLPWEPGLRIPSLLDPEVTGGDRTGLLVAYSLSKQSNLAGYRAAFLAGDPALVADLLATRKHLGMIVPRPVQEAMRVALGDDAHVDAQRAVYGRRREVLRGALEAAGWAVDHSEAGLYLWVRPADSSDVATSRELVARLAALGILAGPGEFYGAAGAGHVRVALTAPDEAIAVAAARLRAAGPLGV
- a CDS encoding citrate synthase; translated protein: MTTITQPVTGVQAELTVGERSVVLPVVEATEGNNGLVVSSLLKETGLATYDPGYTNTASTASAITYIDGEQGILRYRGYPIDELAEGSTFLEVAYLLIYGELPDAKTLTEFTARVNRHTLVPEQFRGFLAAFPRGGHPMSVLASSINALATFYPESLDPHDDEAVDLATVLILAKIRTITSYVHRSMRDEPLLYPDYARGYVEDFLRMSFGIPYQQWDAEPVVAAAMDKLLILHADHEQNCSTSTVRMVGSSNANVYASVAAGINALSGPSHGGANEAVLLMLERIRSGGDSVENFMRKVKNKEDGVRLMGFGHRVYKSYDPRAAIVKKHADAVLDSLGAKDELLDIARGLEEIALSDDYFVERKLYPNVDFYTGLIYKAIGFSPAMFTPLFALGRMPGWIAQWREMMKDPATKIGRPRQIYTGATERPYVPIDQR
- the dapD gene encoding 2,3,4,5-tetrahydropyridine-2,6-dicarboxylate N-succinyltransferase: MTRTATHGSDAPAPAPRSAWGHGLATVTLPDVLGTEAPVTLDTWYPAPALGAPADDDAPTSLTALVGRDEARGVETVLVRTVVDLDAPIAGTADAYLRLHLLSHRLVVPNSINLDGIFGALANVVWTDAGACAVDGFEATRARLRVAHGRPVTVYGVDKFPRMVDYVLPTGVRIADADRVRLGAHLAPGTTVMHEGFVNFNAGTLGVSMVEGRISQGVVVHDGADIGGGASIMGTLSGGGKERVVIGERALLGANAGAGIALGADSVIEAGLYVTAGTKVTVRGEAADGEPRVVKARELSGVPGLLFRRNSTTGGIEVLARRGVGIELNEALHAQ
- the dapE gene encoding succinyl-diaminopimelate desuccinylase, translated to MLTLAEAARPGGPGQDLVALLAAVCDIESVSGDEKALADAVEVLLRAQPHLEVVRDGDCVVARTRLGRAQRVVLAGHLDTVPLAVPPNLPTRRAAAETGDELWGRGTVDMKAGIAVMLALAVDLGRPGAEPTSDLTWVFYDQEEVEAVRNGLGRLARHRPDLLEGDFAIVGEPSDAGIEGGCNGTIRVEVSTRGVAAHSARAWAGVNAIHLAAPILDRLAAYQPREVEVDGLVYRESLGAVGIRGGVAGNVIPDACVVTVNYRFAPSLTPAGAENHLRELFDGFDVQVTDVAGGARPGLDAPLAAAFADAVLAVTGGTPRPKYGWTDVARFADLGIPAVNFAPGDPMLAHKDDERVPVAQLALCRDALRAWLLP
- a CDS encoding TIGR00730 family Rossman fold protein gives rise to the protein MSTDDGVAQQGAGYRKGPVLLRGKQIPEKTTDQRLLAGPADTDWLHNDPWRVMRIQSEFVEGFGALAEVGPAVSVFGSARTPRDHRDYADAVQVGRELVDEGYAVITGGGPGIMEAANRGASEAGGLSIGLGIELPFEQGMNEYVNLGVNFRYFFARKTMFVKYAQGFIVMPGGFGTFDELFEALTLVQTHKVTGFPVALVGSEYWQGLLDWLRGPVLDRGMVSAADPDLLHLTDDPAEAVKFVHARGAELAAELASQAAAAAEPPEA
- the folP gene encoding dihydropteroate synthase, whose translation is MTADGATAASGTVPPPGVPLVLRGRELGLVTDAAGTVSRRGVVMAILNRTTDSFYAPARKPDDDAALDAAHRAWADGAEILDVGGVRAGVGPVVDEAEEIRRVVPFVARVRAEVPDLMISVDTWRAGVAREAIAAGADLVNDTWAGADPHLVEVAGEAGVGVVCSHTGGATPRTDPRRVEYPAPDGVADPRDGVLLDVLATLRRSAGRAVACGVPPAGVLVDPTHDFGKNTWHSLHLLRRTQALAGLGFPLLMALSRKDFVGETLGLPPDERLEGTLAATALAAWLGARVFRAHDVVATRRTLDLVAVVRDEAAPSQVVRGLA
- a CDS encoding DUF3117 domain-containing protein, whose product is MAAMKPRTGDGPLEVTKEGRGIVMRVPLEGGGRLVVELNATEASELGEALKAVVA
- a CDS encoding O-methyltransferase produces the protein MPEDAVVQRARERAEDLGCAAVSPGAGALLSVLAATLGARAVVEVGTSAGVAALWLLRGMPDDGVLTAIDPEAEHLRAARLAFAEAGLPPVRTRVIAGRPQEVLPRLADGGYDLVLIGGEPHAWFDFAVEALRMLRPGGILAVAGALQGGNVADRAAQDEATTAARELGRSVLADTGLVPALVPVGDGLLLAVKKA